A genomic window from Chaetodon trifascialis isolate fChaTrf1 chromosome 22, fChaTrf1.hap1, whole genome shotgun sequence includes:
- the scyl2 gene encoding SCY1-like protein 2 isoform X2, with the protein MESMLNKLKSTVTKVTADVTSAVMGNPVTREFEVGRHIASGGPGMCWRIYNGTKKSTKQEVAVFVFDKKMIDKYQKFEKDQIIDSLKRGVQQLTRLRHPRLLTVQHPLEESRDCLAFCTEPVFASLSNVLGQWENLPSPMPTDIKEYKLYDVETKYGLLQISEGLAFLHSGVKMVHGNLCLENIILNKSGSWKIMGFDFSISSTNPSDAEPKYTCKEWEPNLPPLCLPNPEYLAPEYILSVSCDSASDMYSLGVVMHAVFNEGKPVFQVNKHDIFKSFSRQLDQLSTMSPALLNKIPEEVREHVKMLLSVTPNVRPDADQMTKIPFFDDVGAVTLQYFDSLFQRDNLQKSQFYKGLPKVLPKLPKRVVVYRILPALTSEFVNLDMVPFVLPNVLLIAEECTKEEYVRLILPDLTPVFKQQEPIQILLIFLQKMDLLLTKTPAEDIKNSVLPMVYRALEAPSVQIQELCLNIIPTFANLIDYPSMKNSLIPRIKSACLQTSSLAVRVNSLVCLGKILEYLDKWFVIDEILPFLQQIPSREPAVLMGVLGIYKCTFSHKKLGIPKEHLATKSLPHLVSLSIDNNLNLNQFNSFMVVIRDMLSRMEAEHKTKLEQLHIMQEQHRSINISNPGNQSEDTKSPPSTTNQIDDIFGSTGVNGKENGSAAAAPQPNRMSLTLEEKQRLAKEQEQAAKLRNQQPLAPQTIKPASTTNTKTKDLTSSLLNNMTSLNSLSLANTARPAPVQGTTIAAFPSSNPMLGPMGAPVSNGFNTSMGFQTGGMGMGMRPAGPGLYGGMATTTSTPNFGALVQNQGSIGQTNKAPDMSALDSLFTPSQPKVTLNQMTPKAAPGTSTPWLNQFGSPQNAQTPMQGVPGGMGGVPSGFGMQANPFFSPQNFSQPAAAPSPNQSGIKHSASVNNDLKDLFG; encoded by the exons ATGGAGTCAATGCTGAACAAGCTAAAAAGCACCGTCACAAAGGTGACGGCGGATGTGACCAGCGCTGTCATGGGCAACCCGGTGACACGGGAGTTTGAGGTCGGACGTCATATTGCCAGTGGGGGTCCTGGCATGTGCTGGAGGATCTACAATGGCACCAAGAAGTCCAccaaacag GAagtggcagtgtttgtgtttgataaGAAGATGATTGACAAGTATCAGAAATTTGAGAAGGACCAAATCATTGATTCGCTGAAAAGAGGGGTGCAACAGCTGACCAGACTGCGTCACCCCCGTCTTCTGACTGTGCAGCATCCTCTGGAAGAGTCACG AGACTGCTTGGCGTTCTGCACAGAGCCGGTGTTTGCCAGTTTGTCCAATGTGCTGGGCCAGTGGGAGAACCTGCCCAGCCCCATGCCCACCGACATCAAGGAGTACAAACTCTACGACGTGGAGACCAAGTATGGCTTGCTGCAG atctCGGAGGGTTTGGCCTTCCTCCACAGCGGAGTGAAAATGGTCCACGGCAACTTGTGTCTAGAAAACATCATCCTCAACAAGAGTGGATCCTGGAAGATCATGGGCTTTGACTTCAGCATCTCCTCGACCAACCCCTCAGACGCTGAG CCTAAGTACACCTGTAAAGAGTGGGAGCCCAACCTCCCTCCGCTCTGCCTCCCCAACCCTGAATACCTGGCCCCTGAGTACATCCTGTCTGTCAGTTGTGACTCGGCCTCTGACATGTACTCGCTGGGCGTGGTGATGCATGCCGTCTTCAATGAGGGCAAGCCTGTTTTCCAAGTCAACAAGCATGACATTTTTAAGAGCTTCAGCAGGCAGCTGGACCAG CTGAGCACCATGAGTCCAGCGCTGTTGAACAAGATCCCAGAGGAGGTGCGGGAGCACGTCAAAATGCTGCTCAGCGTCACACCAAATGTCCGACCGGATGCAGACCAGATGACCAAG ATTCCGTTTTTTGACGACGTGGGTGCCGTGACCCTGCAGTACTTTGACTCCCTCTTCCAAAGGGACAACCTACAGAAGTCCCAGTTCTACAAAGGCCTCCCCAAAGTCCTGCCCAAACTACCCAAG cgAGTGGTGGTGTATCGAATCTTGCCGGCACTGACCTCTGAGTTTGTCAACCTGGACATGGTTCCCTTCGTGCTGCCCAACGTGCTGCTGATTGCAGAGGAGTGCACCAAGGAGGAGTACGTGCGCCTCATCTTGCCTGACCTCACGCCTGTTTTCAAGCAGCAAGAGCCCATTCAG ATCCTGCTGATTTTCCTGCAGAAGATGGACCTACTGCTGACCAAGACACCGGCAGAGGACATTAAGAACAGCGTGCTGCCCATGGTCTACAGAGCTTTGGAAGCCCCCTCTGTACAGATCCAG GAGCTGTGCCTGAACATCATCCCGACGTTTGCCAACCTGATTGACTACCCATCCATGAAGAACTCCCTCATTCCCCGAATCAAATCAGCCTGCCTACAGACCTCCTCGCTCGCT GTACGAGTGAACTCTCTGGTGTGTCTGGGGAAGATTTTGGAGTATCTAGACAAGTGGTTTGTCATCGACGAGATCCTGCCCTTCCTACAACAGATCCCCTCCAGAGAGCCAGCAGTACTCATGGGTGTTCTAG GAATCTATAAGTGCACCTTCAGCCACAAGAAGTTGGGCATCCCCAAAGAGCACCTGGCCACCAAGAGCCTGCCCCACCTTGTCTCTCTTAGTATAGACAACAATCTCAACCTTAACCAG TTCAACTCGTTCATGGTGGTCATACGGGACATGCTGAGTCGCATGGAGGCTGAACACAAGACCaagctggagcagctgcacATCATGCAGGAGCAGCATAG GAGTATAAACATCTCAAACCCAGGAAACCAATCAGAGGACACCAAGAGCCCTCCCAGCACTACTAACCAG ATTGATGATATCTTTGGCAGCACTGGGGTTAATGGGAAGGAAAATGGATCTGCAGCAGCGGCCCCACAGCCTAATAGA ATGTCTCTGACTCTCGAGGAGAAACAGCGCTTGGCTaaggagcaggagcaggcagCCAAATTGAGGAACCAGCAGCCATTAGCGCCGCAGACCATCAAACCAGCCTCCACCACCAACACAAAG ACTAAGGATCTGACAAGCAGCCTTCTCAACAACATGACATCGCTCAACAGCCTTTCTTTGGCCAACACAGCACGCCCAGCCCCAGTGCAGGGCACCACCATTGCTGCCTTCCCCTCCTCCAACCCCATGCTGGGCCCCATGGGCGCGCCGGTCTCCAACGGTTTCAACACATCCATGGGCTTTCAGACAGGAGGCATGGGGATGGGCATGCGGCCCGCAGGCCCTGGCCTCTATGGCGGCATggccaccaccaccagcaccccAAACTTTGGAGCCCTCGTGCAGAATCAAGGATCAATCGGACAGACAAATAAAGCCCCCGACATGTCAGCCTTGGACAGTCTTTTTACACCCAGCCAGCCCAAAGTCACCCTCAACCAAATGACTCCAAAGGCCGCACCTGGCACCAGCACCCCTTGGCTCAATCAGTTCGGTTCACCCCAGAACGCTCAGACTCCGATGCAGGGTGTACCAGGGGGGATGGGAGGGGTACCCAGCGGCTTTGGGATGCAAGCAAACCCTTTTTTCAGCCCGCAGAACTTTTCTCAACCGGCCGCCGCCCCCAGCCCGAACCAAAGTGGAATTAAACACAGTGCGTCTGTCAACAACGATCTGAAAGACTTATTCGGCTAA
- the scyl2 gene encoding SCY1-like protein 2 isoform X1: MESMLNKLKSTVTKVTADVTSAVMGNPVTREFEVGRHIASGGPGMCWRIYNGTKKSTKQEVAVFVFDKKMIDKYQKFEKDQIIDSLKRGVQQLTRLRHPRLLTVQHPLEESRDCLAFCTEPVFASLSNVLGQWENLPSPMPTDIKEYKLYDVETKYGLLQISEGLAFLHSGVKMVHGNLCLENIILNKSGSWKIMGFDFSISSTNPSDAEPKYTCKEWEPNLPPLCLPNPEYLAPEYILSVSCDSASDMYSLGVVMHAVFNEGKPVFQVNKHDIFKSFSRQLDQLSTMSPALLNKIPEEVREHVKMLLSVTPNVRPDADQMTKIPFFDDVGAVTLQYFDSLFQRDNLQKSQFYKGLPKVLPKLPKRVVVYRILPALTSEFVNLDMVPFVLPNVLLIAEECTKEEYVRLILPDLTPVFKQQEPIQASNMILLIFLQKMDLLLTKTPAEDIKNSVLPMVYRALEAPSVQIQELCLNIIPTFANLIDYPSMKNSLIPRIKSACLQTSSLAVRVNSLVCLGKILEYLDKWFVIDEILPFLQQIPSREPAVLMGVLGIYKCTFSHKKLGIPKEHLATKSLPHLVSLSIDNNLNLNQFNSFMVVIRDMLSRMEAEHKTKLEQLHIMQEQHRSINISNPGNQSEDTKSPPSTTNQIDDIFGSTGVNGKENGSAAAAPQPNRMSLTLEEKQRLAKEQEQAAKLRNQQPLAPQTIKPASTTNTKTKDLTSSLLNNMTSLNSLSLANTARPAPVQGTTIAAFPSSNPMLGPMGAPVSNGFNTSMGFQTGGMGMGMRPAGPGLYGGMATTTSTPNFGALVQNQGSIGQTNKAPDMSALDSLFTPSQPKVTLNQMTPKAAPGTSTPWLNQFGSPQNAQTPMQGVPGGMGGVPSGFGMQANPFFSPQNFSQPAAAPSPNQSGIKHSASVNNDLKDLFG; the protein is encoded by the exons ATGGAGTCAATGCTGAACAAGCTAAAAAGCACCGTCACAAAGGTGACGGCGGATGTGACCAGCGCTGTCATGGGCAACCCGGTGACACGGGAGTTTGAGGTCGGACGTCATATTGCCAGTGGGGGTCCTGGCATGTGCTGGAGGATCTACAATGGCACCAAGAAGTCCAccaaacag GAagtggcagtgtttgtgtttgataaGAAGATGATTGACAAGTATCAGAAATTTGAGAAGGACCAAATCATTGATTCGCTGAAAAGAGGGGTGCAACAGCTGACCAGACTGCGTCACCCCCGTCTTCTGACTGTGCAGCATCCTCTGGAAGAGTCACG AGACTGCTTGGCGTTCTGCACAGAGCCGGTGTTTGCCAGTTTGTCCAATGTGCTGGGCCAGTGGGAGAACCTGCCCAGCCCCATGCCCACCGACATCAAGGAGTACAAACTCTACGACGTGGAGACCAAGTATGGCTTGCTGCAG atctCGGAGGGTTTGGCCTTCCTCCACAGCGGAGTGAAAATGGTCCACGGCAACTTGTGTCTAGAAAACATCATCCTCAACAAGAGTGGATCCTGGAAGATCATGGGCTTTGACTTCAGCATCTCCTCGACCAACCCCTCAGACGCTGAG CCTAAGTACACCTGTAAAGAGTGGGAGCCCAACCTCCCTCCGCTCTGCCTCCCCAACCCTGAATACCTGGCCCCTGAGTACATCCTGTCTGTCAGTTGTGACTCGGCCTCTGACATGTACTCGCTGGGCGTGGTGATGCATGCCGTCTTCAATGAGGGCAAGCCTGTTTTCCAAGTCAACAAGCATGACATTTTTAAGAGCTTCAGCAGGCAGCTGGACCAG CTGAGCACCATGAGTCCAGCGCTGTTGAACAAGATCCCAGAGGAGGTGCGGGAGCACGTCAAAATGCTGCTCAGCGTCACACCAAATGTCCGACCGGATGCAGACCAGATGACCAAG ATTCCGTTTTTTGACGACGTGGGTGCCGTGACCCTGCAGTACTTTGACTCCCTCTTCCAAAGGGACAACCTACAGAAGTCCCAGTTCTACAAAGGCCTCCCCAAAGTCCTGCCCAAACTACCCAAG cgAGTGGTGGTGTATCGAATCTTGCCGGCACTGACCTCTGAGTTTGTCAACCTGGACATGGTTCCCTTCGTGCTGCCCAACGTGCTGCTGATTGCAGAGGAGTGCACCAAGGAGGAGTACGTGCGCCTCATCTTGCCTGACCTCACGCCTGTTTTCAAGCAGCAAGAGCCCATTCAG GCTAGTAATATG ATCCTGCTGATTTTCCTGCAGAAGATGGACCTACTGCTGACCAAGACACCGGCAGAGGACATTAAGAACAGCGTGCTGCCCATGGTCTACAGAGCTTTGGAAGCCCCCTCTGTACAGATCCAG GAGCTGTGCCTGAACATCATCCCGACGTTTGCCAACCTGATTGACTACCCATCCATGAAGAACTCCCTCATTCCCCGAATCAAATCAGCCTGCCTACAGACCTCCTCGCTCGCT GTACGAGTGAACTCTCTGGTGTGTCTGGGGAAGATTTTGGAGTATCTAGACAAGTGGTTTGTCATCGACGAGATCCTGCCCTTCCTACAACAGATCCCCTCCAGAGAGCCAGCAGTACTCATGGGTGTTCTAG GAATCTATAAGTGCACCTTCAGCCACAAGAAGTTGGGCATCCCCAAAGAGCACCTGGCCACCAAGAGCCTGCCCCACCTTGTCTCTCTTAGTATAGACAACAATCTCAACCTTAACCAG TTCAACTCGTTCATGGTGGTCATACGGGACATGCTGAGTCGCATGGAGGCTGAACACAAGACCaagctggagcagctgcacATCATGCAGGAGCAGCATAG GAGTATAAACATCTCAAACCCAGGAAACCAATCAGAGGACACCAAGAGCCCTCCCAGCACTACTAACCAG ATTGATGATATCTTTGGCAGCACTGGGGTTAATGGGAAGGAAAATGGATCTGCAGCAGCGGCCCCACAGCCTAATAGA ATGTCTCTGACTCTCGAGGAGAAACAGCGCTTGGCTaaggagcaggagcaggcagCCAAATTGAGGAACCAGCAGCCATTAGCGCCGCAGACCATCAAACCAGCCTCCACCACCAACACAAAG ACTAAGGATCTGACAAGCAGCCTTCTCAACAACATGACATCGCTCAACAGCCTTTCTTTGGCCAACACAGCACGCCCAGCCCCAGTGCAGGGCACCACCATTGCTGCCTTCCCCTCCTCCAACCCCATGCTGGGCCCCATGGGCGCGCCGGTCTCCAACGGTTTCAACACATCCATGGGCTTTCAGACAGGAGGCATGGGGATGGGCATGCGGCCCGCAGGCCCTGGCCTCTATGGCGGCATggccaccaccaccagcaccccAAACTTTGGAGCCCTCGTGCAGAATCAAGGATCAATCGGACAGACAAATAAAGCCCCCGACATGTCAGCCTTGGACAGTCTTTTTACACCCAGCCAGCCCAAAGTCACCCTCAACCAAATGACTCCAAAGGCCGCACCTGGCACCAGCACCCCTTGGCTCAATCAGTTCGGTTCACCCCAGAACGCTCAGACTCCGATGCAGGGTGTACCAGGGGGGATGGGAGGGGTACCCAGCGGCTTTGGGATGCAAGCAAACCCTTTTTTCAGCCCGCAGAACTTTTCTCAACCGGCCGCCGCCCCCAGCCCGAACCAAAGTGGAATTAAACACAGTGCGTCTGTCAACAACGATCTGAAAGACTTATTCGGCTAA